In Streptomyces erythrochromogenes, the DNA window GCGCGACGGCCTGCGCGAGCAGCATCCGCAGTACCAGCACGATGAGCGCGACCCCCAGGATGGCCAGGCCGATCCCGCCCAGGATCACAGTAACGCCCGGGTCCTCCCGCTGGCCGGGGGCGTTGACCGCCGTGACCGCGAACCACAGCACGGCCGCCGCAGTGATCGCGCCGATCACGCCGTCCACGTACCGGAAGGCGGCGTGGGAGAACACGGTTCCGCGCCGCACCATCGCCGTCAGCCGCCATACGCAGGCCAGGGCCACCTGGGCCGCCACCATGCCCAGCATCACGATCACGCGCATCGGGGTCAGCGGCAGCGACCCCTCCGTCTCGCCCGTGACCAACGCCCACACCATCGCCGCCTGCACGAACACGGTGCCCACGAACACCACCGCGAGCACGGCGCGCAACGCACGCACGGTCAGCTTCCCCATGACCCATCCTTCCATCGACCCACGATGGAAATCTATCGAAATTCGATAGATCGAGCAAGGCTGGGAGGACAGGTGGGCGGCAGTTCCGCACGCCGCACACCCGGGCCGCCGTCCGAAGCTGCCATGTGGGGGAGGCCGCCCGTGTGGCAGCTGCCGGACCGAGCGGCCGAACAGAATAGTTCTCCGCGAGCGCAGGGACCGGATTCAAGGTGCAGACCCGGAAGGACGCGGCGTGGACAATTCCTTGCTGGCCCACATCGAAGCAGCCGTCGGCAGCGGCAAGGTCGTCGTCTCGGCAGAGGACGACGCGGTCGTGGCCCTCGTGCAGGAGACCATCAAGAGCGGCAGAACCGCATCCTTCTACCTGTCCCGCGAACAGGCCCGCACCCTCCGGGACCTGCACTGGACGCCCGAGCTCGTCAGGGACTCCCGGCTCGAACAGGTCTCCGACGAGGAGAAGGCGCGGATCGAGTCCGAGTTGGGCATCGCCGACAT includes these proteins:
- a CDS encoding DUF2975 domain-containing protein, whose product is MGKLTVRALRAVLAVVFVGTVFVQAAMVWALVTGETEGSLPLTPMRVIVMLGMVAAQVALACVWRLTAMVRRGTVFSHAAFRYVDGVIGAITAAAVLWFAVTAVNAPGQREDPGVTVILGGIGLAILGVALIVLVLRMLLAQAVARDGEAAQMRAELDEVI